The genomic stretch AGAACCAAAATTAGGAGGTCTGTAAAAACCATTTTATACAATCACGAATTTTACTGTTGGATGATTGAGGAAGGGGACATACTGCTCAAGGCAATGCTCTTCATCGCCTTTCTCGGAGGCATATTTATTTGCTCTGCGGTTGTGCTCAGCATTCTCTACTATTCAGACCCAACAATCAGGTTCATCAGCTTGGCCATGGGGATTGTAGGTGCTGGCCTTCTCATAACGCCATTTACCCGTATGAGGGTCCCTGTCTGACTCAGGAACCAGTTATTTGGGCGTTTGGAATAAGAATGCTAGGCATTGCGAAGTTTGTAGGTGTGAATGTCCCATAACAATTTTTTCTTTCCTTAGAAATCACAATTCCTCTGTTCAGATATTCAGCAATGTTCCCGCTTAACATTCCTTGCTTCCTTGGTTTCAGTTCTCCATTCACATATTCAAATACAATCGGGATATTCACTGCGAAATTTCCTGTGATTGGGTTAGCGGTATGGGCTCCGAGTACTGCATATACTACGAGACATGGCGAGAAATCTTTAAGAATTGCCTCATAGGGCGCCTGTTCTGCTTCGATTACAAAATTTCTGAAATTTGGGGATGGCACAGATTTGAAAGTTCTACCAGCAGAGAGCCGCATTGAGCGGATTCCATTCCCGGTGGTTTTCAAATTGAATTCTGCAGCTGTGTAGGCATCAAATATAAAATTCTTTAGTATCCCAGCTTCAATCAATGTAGTTTTTCTAGAGGGCGTACCTTCATCATCAAAAGGAGCGGTCCCTAAACTGTTCTCAAGCAAGCCATCATCCACAATGTTGAGATGTTCATCAAGTACTTTCTCATTCAACTTGCCAGCAAAAAGGCTTTCGCCCCTCATTGCATGTTGTCCCTGTAGCATTCCTAGGAGTGTGCTTTCGATTACACTCCTAGCTGCAGTAGGCACGAGCAGGACATTTTTCTTTCCACCCTCTAATTTTTCAGGGTTTCTACCTTCAAAAGCAAGTTTGGCTGCGCTTCGCCCGAGTTCACCAAAATCAAAGTCTAGATCAGGTGATTCTATTTCTTCAAATCCAACAGAGACACTATCTGGAGTAGGTAATGCAGTGGCTATTGAGATTCCACATGCAGAACGGATATACTCTGCACAAAGACCAGATGTGTTCATAATCACGGTTTTCTCGGTTCCATAACCGAAGTGTCCCTCACAAACAAAAATTTCCTTGTTGACAGATTTTACAGCGTCTAGCATTGTCTGGATGTGTTCAGTTGCCTCATCTGAAGAAAGATCTGCAATCTTTTTGCTCAATTTTACATCTACTGCTGGAAAATTCTTCTCAGAAGGGAAAGCGAAATTTTTCAGAGTTTTGCTTGGTTTAGCTGATTTTATGGCTTCTCTGAAACATCTTTCTAGTTCCCTTTGAGTTTTGCCAGTTGTAAAACCGAAGCCGATCTTTCCATCGGCTAGAACGCGGATACCTGTGCCTGCAATTTCCGATGTATCCATGGAATGAATCTTATGAAAATCAATGTTCAGAGTGCTTAGTTTTGTCTCCTGGTAAAAAATTTCAACTTCAATTTCCTTTTTCTTCCCCATATTCAAAACTTTCTCAAAATCCATGTTTTTCAACCTCCACCAACCCTTACATCCCTTATCCTGATGTGTGGACCTCCATCACTCACAGGTACCCACTGCCCTTTACCACAATTTCCAGGATGCCCTAGCATAAGGTCTTTTCCCACTGCATCTATCTGATGGAAAATTGAAAGAATATCACTTGCCAGGGAAAGGTCTTTCAGTGGTTTTGTTAGTTCTCCATTTTCAATGAGAAATCCTTCTTGAGCTGAGAATTGGAATGTCCCTTTTGTTGTGTCCACCTGTCCTCCTCTCGAACCCTTTGCATAGACACCAAATTTCACATCCTTTACCATCTCTTCAAATCCGAAATCTCCTTTTTCAATGAATGTGTTACTCATCCGCACAAGTGGAGGCACAGCGTAGGATTCTGCTCTTGCACTTCCATTTTTCTCCATTCCTAGAAATGTAGAGGTTTCTAACGAGTGAAGATAGCTTTTGAGAATTCCCTTCTCTACGAGAACTTTTCTGCAGGTTTTAGTGCCTTCATCATCGTAAGGGAAACTGCCGTTCTCATTTGGGAGTGTTGGATCATCCACGATGGTAACAAGTTCATTCCCAATTCTTGTATTAATTTTTCCAGCAAGGCAGGAGCCTCCAGCAATCACTGCATCTGCTTCACAAGCATGGCCAAGGGCTTCATGGGCAAACACACCAGATAGCTCTGGATCTGCAATTACGGTAAAAACACCACTTGGTGCGCTCTGGGCATTGAGCTGTCTTTCTGCAGATGCACAGGTCTTCTTTAACTCCTCCTCTGGTGAATATTTTTCAAATATTTCTAGACCACCAGTGCCTCCAACACTTCCTGTGACACTCGCAATCTTACCTTCAGCCCCAGCCACGACCTGGATTCGCATGGCGGTTCTTGGCACTGCAGTCATTATTCTTGCACCATTTATATTGTAAAACTCTGTTTCAATCGTTGATTCGCTGTATGTAAGTGAGAGGTTCTTTACCTTCTTGTAATCTTTAGCCAGCTCCCTCAATTCTTTCATGTAATCTATCTTTTCCTCGATTGATACTGAGTCATGGGGTTTCTTTCCCTTCCACAACACTTTCCCTTTCTCTGTGTTTACATTTTCAAACCGGATAGTCTTTCCTTTTAAACTCTTGGAGATTCTGTAGGCCTCTTCAAGACATTGTTGGGCACTTCTTTTAGAACCATCGGTACTTGAAGCAAAACCAATAGCACCATTGGATAGAACTCGAATCCCGATTCCATGGTCTAACCCGCTAACGCATCTTGTTATTTCATCGTTCTTCATTTCAATGTAAAGCGTTTTGATTCTAACATTTCTTAAATCCGCATAGGTTACATCAGGGCTAGCATACCGATGGAGAAAATACTCCATATTTACACCCGCGAGGAGAGAGGGATAACCCTATTTTACCTTGTCGGTGGGGGAAAAGATATATACCCTTACTTCTTTTCTATCTTGTGATAATTATGGGTTTCACCAAAGTCCCGGGAAAAAATTGCGGCAAAGTGTTGATTTATGCATTAAGCACCTGTGGATGGTGCAAAAAAACAAAGCAGTTTTTGAAAGATAACGGCGTGGAATACTCATATGTAGATGTTGACCTCCTACAGGGAGAGGAGCGGGAGAAAGTTGTTCGGGAAGTTGAAAAATGGAATCCATCCCTCTCATTTCCTACCATCGTGATAAACGATGCTGCCTGCATTGTGGGCTTTGATGAAAAAAAGTTGAGGGAGCAACTGAAGATATGACAGAAATCACGGATGCGGAAGTAGAAAAGCTTTACAGTAAACTTAAAAAGGAGGCAGAGGAATCAGGTTATTTTCTCAATCCTGATATCGAATTTACGAAAGGACTTGTGAGAAGTTTGCTTATAAACGAACAACGCTATGGATACTGGGCGTGTCCATGCCGGCTTGCTGCAGGCATCAAAGAGAAAGACCTAGACATTATCTGCCCCTGCGATTATAGAGATGCAGACCTCAACGAATTCGGCACATGTTATTGTGCGCTTTATGTGAGTGAGGAAGTAGCAAAAGGAAAAAAACAGGTCTCATCTATACCTGAACGCAGAAACCAGAAAAAACTGGTTGAACAGAATACGCCCTTGTTGGGTAATCTAAAATACCCTGTGTGGCGTTGTAAAGTGTGTGGTTATCTCTGTGCCCGAGACCAACCGCCATTAGTATGCCCAATCTGCAAGGCGAAGCAGGAAAGATTTGAGAGGATGATATGATGGAAGGTACATGCAGAGCATCAATTTTCCAGACAAACATTGCATACCTGAAGAAAAAGAAGGGAATTGAAGGAC from Thermoplasmata archaeon encodes the following:
- a CDS encoding TldD/PmbA family protein gives rise to the protein MDFEKVLNMGKKKEIEVEIFYQETKLSTLNIDFHKIHSMDTSEIAGTGIRVLADGKIGFGFTTGKTQRELERCFREAIKSAKPSKTLKNFAFPSEKNFPAVDVKLSKKIADLSSDEATEHIQTMLDAVKSVNKEIFVCEGHFGYGTEKTVIMNTSGLCAEYIRSACGISIATALPTPDSVSVGFEEIESPDLDFDFGELGRSAAKLAFEGRNPEKLEGGKKNVLLVPTAARSVIESTLLGMLQGQHAMRGESLFAGKLNEKVLDEHLNIVDDGLLENSLGTAPFDDEGTPSRKTTLIEAGILKNFIFDAYTAAEFNLKTTGNGIRSMRLSAGRTFKSVPSPNFRNFVIEAEQAPYEAILKDFSPCLVVYAVLGAHTANPITGNFAVNIPIVFEYVNGELKPRKQGMLSGNIAEYLNRGIVISKERKNCYGTFTPTNFAMPSILIPNAQITGS
- a CDS encoding TldD/PmbA family protein gives rise to the protein MEYFLHRYASPDVTYADLRNVRIKTLYIEMKNDEITRCVSGLDHGIGIRVLSNGAIGFASSTDGSKRSAQQCLEEAYRISKSLKGKTIRFENVNTEKGKVLWKGKKPHDSVSIEEKIDYMKELRELAKDYKKVKNLSLTYSESTIETEFYNINGARIMTAVPRTAMRIQVVAGAEGKIASVTGSVGGTGGLEIFEKYSPEEELKKTCASAERQLNAQSAPSGVFTVIADPELSGVFAHEALGHACEADAVIAGGSCLAGKINTRIGNELVTIVDDPTLPNENGSFPYDDEGTKTCRKVLVEKGILKSYLHSLETSTFLGMEKNGSARAESYAVPPLVRMSNTFIEKGDFGFEEMVKDVKFGVYAKGSRGGQVDTTKGTFQFSAQEGFLIENGELTKPLKDLSLASDILSIFHQIDAVGKDLMLGHPGNCGKGQWVPVSDGGPHIRIRDVRVGGG
- a CDS encoding glutaredoxin family protein — translated: MGFTKVPGKNCGKVLIYALSTCGWCKKTKQFLKDNGVEYSYVDVDLLQGEEREKVVREVEKWNPSLSFPTIVINDAACIVGFDEKKLREQLKI
- a CDS encoding ferredoxin-thioredoxin reductase catalytic domain-containing protein, with the translated sequence MTEITDAEVEKLYSKLKKEAEESGYFLNPDIEFTKGLVRSLLINEQRYGYWACPCRLAAGIKEKDLDIICPCDYRDADLNEFGTCYCALYVSEEVAKGKKQVSSIPERRNQKKLVEQNTPLLGNLKYPVWRCKVCGYLCARDQPPLVCPICKAKQERFERMI